A window of the Streptomyces griseochromogenes genome harbors these coding sequences:
- a CDS encoding MDR family MFS transporter, protein MTFSDTQQQGAAGDVPARLSHRQITTVMSGLVLSMFLGALDQTVVSSALRTIADDLHGLTAQAWVTTAYLITATIATPLYGKLSDIHGRRPVYLAAIALFTVGSLLCGCAGSIYELAAFRAVQGLGGGGLMSLAMTIAADVTTPRERGRYQGYFIAVFGGASIVGPLVGGAFAGRATLLGIDGWRWIFLINVPLAAAAAMTIVRVLRIPHRRVRHRLDYFGALALAVGLVPLLTVAEQGRTWGWSSPRALLAYAMGLVGLAVFVVVERRMGDAALLPPRLFRIRAFRLGVGLHFVVGIGMFGAMTTLPLYLQLIRGMSPMAAGLATLPTVAANLAVTLLVGRLIARTGRFKVHLVAGLGSFTAAMLVFATLRVGSPLWYAALGMALMGAGLGASMQTLTTLAQCEVPHGDMGAATASVNFFRSNGGTVGTTAFLSILFTTATGHIADRLAQARHHTAYRRLLAQPDNAHALAGVLRPGGGVGLEDSAFLHALDPGAALPFLEGYVASLRLVFLTGAAVVLVAFLIAAWRVPNLTLSDQ, encoded by the coding sequence GTGACCTTCTCCGACACCCAGCAACAGGGCGCAGCGGGGGACGTGCCCGCTCGGCTCAGTCACCGGCAGATCACCACCGTCATGTCCGGGCTGGTACTCAGCATGTTCCTGGGGGCGCTGGACCAGACGGTGGTCTCCTCCGCGCTGCGGACCATCGCCGACGATCTGCACGGGCTGACGGCCCAGGCGTGGGTGACCACCGCATATCTCATCACCGCCACCATCGCGACACCGCTCTACGGCAAACTCTCCGACATCCACGGCCGACGGCCCGTCTACCTCGCCGCGATCGCCCTGTTCACGGTCGGCTCACTGCTGTGCGGATGCGCAGGGTCGATCTACGAACTCGCGGCGTTCCGCGCCGTGCAGGGCCTCGGCGGCGGGGGGCTGATGTCACTGGCGATGACGATCGCCGCCGACGTCACCACACCGCGCGAAAGGGGCCGATACCAGGGCTACTTCATCGCCGTGTTCGGCGGCGCCAGCATCGTCGGCCCGCTGGTGGGCGGCGCGTTCGCGGGCCGGGCCACCCTGCTCGGCATCGACGGCTGGCGCTGGATCTTCCTGATCAACGTGCCGCTCGCCGCCGCGGCCGCCATGACGATCGTCCGTGTGCTGCGCATCCCGCACCGGCGGGTCCGGCACCGGCTCGACTACTTCGGAGCGCTCGCCCTGGCCGTGGGCCTCGTGCCGCTGCTGACGGTCGCCGAACAGGGCCGCACGTGGGGGTGGAGCTCGCCCCGGGCGCTGTTGGCGTACGCGATGGGCCTGGTCGGGCTCGCCGTGTTCGTCGTGGTGGAGCGGCGGATGGGCGACGCCGCGCTGCTGCCGCCGCGCCTGTTCCGCATCCGCGCCTTCCGGCTGGGCGTCGGGCTGCACTTCGTCGTCGGCATCGGCATGTTCGGCGCGATGACGACGCTGCCGCTCTACCTCCAGCTCATACGGGGCATGAGCCCCATGGCGGCGGGTCTGGCCACCCTGCCCACGGTCGCCGCGAATCTCGCGGTGACGCTGCTGGTGGGGCGGCTGATCGCGCGGACCGGCCGGTTCAAGGTCCATCTCGTCGCCGGTCTCGGCTCGTTCACCGCCGCGATGCTCGTCTTCGCCACTCTGCGCGTGGGCAGCCCGCTGTGGTACGCGGCGCTCGGCATGGCCCTGATGGGCGCGGGGCTCGGCGCGTCGATGCAGACGCTCACCACGCTCGCGCAGTGCGAGGTGCCCCATGGGGACATGGGCGCGGCGACGGCGTCGGTCAACTTCTTCCGCTCCAACGGCGGCACGGTCGGCACCACGGCCTTCCTGTCGATCCTGTTCACCACGGCGACCGGCCATATCGCCGACCGGCTGGCCCAGGCCCGCCACCACACGGCCTATCGCCGTCTGCTGGCCCAGCCCGACAACGCGCACGCCCTGGCGGGTGTCCTGCGCCCCGGCGGCGGTGTCGGCCTGGAGGACTCCGCCTTCCTGCACGCCCTCGATCCCGGCGCGGCGCTGCCCTTCCTGGAGGGGTACGTCGCCTCGCTGCGCCTCGTCTTCCTCACCGGCGCCGCTGTGGTCCTGGTCGCCTTCCTGATCGCGGCCTGGCGGGTGCCGAACCTCACGCTGTCCGACCAGTGA
- a CDS encoding HPP family protein translates to MGERLSVGALMDRTPYSISEDETLLMAWEVCERSRQCHVPVVRQDGCCAGVLDRAELAVACGDPAVTLSCKRVRDLVHGRRTVTVHAEDSVVRAAAVMTEECLDALPVTDPHGKLVGLVTARDYVAWAAGLHSRAMPVSQGPARATLPGLPPRRSARERGIVVP, encoded by the coding sequence GTGGGCGAGAGGCTTTCCGTGGGCGCCCTGATGGACCGGACGCCGTACTCGATCAGCGAGGACGAGACATTGCTGATGGCCTGGGAGGTGTGCGAGCGGTCCAGGCAGTGTCACGTGCCGGTGGTGCGCCAGGACGGCTGCTGCGCCGGTGTGCTGGACCGCGCCGAGCTCGCCGTCGCCTGCGGGGACCCGGCCGTGACCCTGTCCTGCAAGAGGGTGCGTGACCTGGTGCACGGCCGCCGAACCGTCACGGTGCACGCGGAGGACTCGGTTGTGCGTGCGGCGGCCGTGATGACGGAGGAATGCCTCGACGCCCTACCCGTCACGGACCCGCATGGAAAACTGGTGGGCCTGGTCACGGCCCGGGACTACGTTGCCTGGGCCGCAGGACTGCACAGCCGAGCCATGCCTGTCAGCCAGGGCCCCGCACGGGCCACTCTGCCGGGGCTGCCGCCTCGCCGCTCAGCGCGGGAACGCGGAATCGTCGTTCCGTAG
- a CDS encoding tetratricopeptide repeat protein has protein sequence MAFEQSSWERPDRGLEQAAEFGDSRAMMRLAHFFERRDPQRAQRWFQDAAEAGESDAMYRLAELLAGREADQALHWYRRAAEAGHLQAMYAMGTTCDDADERGGWLRHAAENGHADAKLELGRALRDRDLSQEAEHWLRAAAEDDGEQWIEPRDPAEIDAGLGPRHQACLELVTLLAAQGRIDEAGQWRDRAKRVLEWEANVNRAFYRRSATGTVVVTAVVATSVIPFVQALMSKAAEDAYGQARALVQRMLRRSPAQSEARSGATLLIADDPDAHITLCLWSDVSDEALRALASLNLDELTAQRPDRGRIRLVWNPADARWQIRGDQPDQ, from the coding sequence GTGGCGTTCGAGCAGAGTTCTTGGGAGAGGCCGGACCGTGGTCTGGAGCAGGCCGCCGAGTTCGGTGACTCACGGGCGATGATGCGCCTGGCTCACTTCTTCGAACGCCGTGATCCCCAGCGGGCTCAGCGGTGGTTCCAGGACGCCGCTGAGGCCGGCGAGAGCGACGCGATGTACCGTCTCGCCGAGCTCCTCGCGGGACGAGAGGCAGACCAGGCCCTCCACTGGTACCGGCGGGCCGCGGAGGCGGGACACCTCCAAGCCATGTACGCGATGGGCACGACCTGCGATGACGCTGATGAGCGCGGTGGATGGCTGCGACACGCCGCCGAGAACGGGCATGCCGACGCGAAGCTGGAGCTTGGTCGCGCACTACGTGATCGGGACTTGTCCCAGGAGGCGGAACACTGGCTCCGCGCAGCGGCCGAAGACGACGGCGAACAGTGGATCGAGCCACGCGACCCGGCCGAGATCGATGCCGGCCTCGGTCCGCGGCACCAGGCATGCCTTGAACTCGTGACTTTGTTGGCCGCCCAGGGCCGTATCGACGAGGCAGGTCAGTGGCGCGATCGAGCGAAGCGCGTCCTTGAGTGGGAAGCAAACGTAAATCGTGCCTTCTACAGGCGTTCGGCGACGGGAACGGTCGTCGTGACCGCCGTGGTCGCGACTTCTGTCATCCCCTTCGTACAGGCCCTGATGTCCAAAGCAGCCGAGGACGCGTACGGGCAGGCTCGTGCGCTGGTCCAACGCATGCTCCGCCGGTCTCCGGCCCAGAGCGAGGCCAGGAGCGGGGCGACGCTGCTGATCGCGGACGACCCCGACGCACACATCACCTTGTGCTTGTGGTCAGACGTCTCGGACGAGGCCTTGCGGGCCCTGGCCTCTCTCAATCTCGACGAGCTGACCGCTCAGCGGCCTGACCGTGGCCGGATCCGCCTGGTCTGGAACCCGGCCGATGCAAGGTGGCAGATCCGCGGCGACCAGCCTGACCAATAG
- a CDS encoding DUF2182 domain-containing protein — protein sequence MTGRPVTVQPGAAPAGLLLVAAAAAWIWVVTRWGGMQAMPGTMGLGLPAFLAVWTLMMAAMMLPATAPVAALYARTITVHRAPRMVVFTLAYLLVWAAAGLPAYGLAAGLGGVADLPAVAGTAVAAAVFAVNGVYQLMPLKDRCLARCRSPIGHMLRYASHPGPSRDLRAGAHHGAFCLGCCWSLMVLLAAFGVMNLWAMVVLTAVITTEKLAPAGRLVARAVGFASIALAVAVFWVPTLAPGLTGGGTAGM from the coding sequence GTGACCGGTCGGCCGGTCACCGTCCAACCCGGGGCGGCCCCCGCCGGACTGCTGCTGGTCGCGGCGGCTGCCGCCTGGATCTGGGTGGTGACGCGCTGGGGCGGCATGCAGGCGATGCCGGGCACCATGGGCCTGGGCCTGCCCGCTTTCCTGGCCGTGTGGACGCTGATGATGGCTGCCATGATGCTGCCCGCCACGGCGCCCGTCGCCGCGCTGTACGCACGCACCATCACCGTGCACCGGGCGCCGCGCATGGTTGTCTTCACCCTCGCCTACCTGCTCGTCTGGGCCGCGGCCGGGCTGCCGGCGTACGGGCTGGCCGCGGGTCTGGGCGGGGTGGCGGACCTCCCTGCCGTGGCGGGGACCGCGGTGGCCGCGGCCGTGTTCGCGGTCAACGGCGTCTACCAGCTCATGCCCCTCAAAGATCGCTGTCTGGCGAGGTGCCGCTCGCCGATCGGGCACATGCTGCGCTACGCCTCACACCCGGGGCCCTCGCGCGATCTGCGTGCCGGAGCCCACCACGGGGCCTTCTGCCTGGGCTGCTGTTGGTCGCTGATGGTGCTCCTGGCGGCGTTCGGAGTGATGAACCTGTGGGCCATGGTGGTCCTGACCGCAGTGATCACTACTGAGAAGCTGGCTCCGGCCGGCCGCCTGGTGGCCCGCGCCGTGGGGTTCGCCTCGATCGCCCTGGCCGTCGCCGTCTTCTGGGTCCCGACGCTGGCTCCGGGCCTCACCGGTGGCGGTACCGCCGGGATGTGA
- a CDS encoding DUF1326 domain-containing protein, with translation MPWNLNGTYLESCNCDAVCPCTTSGLTAPADHDRCQVTFAFHVDRGNVDGVDVSDRSVAVFIDAPQVMSEGGWQVALYLDASADDSQAEALGKIFSGQAGGPMAALTPLIGEVLGVERVPIDYRDDGRRHAARVGDAIDIEIEDQIAPQFGEDGPVMSLTGMFHPANSTLTIARSTRATGDGVYGRSWDFSGGNGHSAPFTWSA, from the coding sequence ATGCCCTGGAATCTCAACGGCACGTATCTGGAGAGCTGCAACTGTGACGCGGTGTGCCCCTGCACCACCTCGGGCCTCACCGCACCGGCCGACCACGACCGCTGCCAGGTGACCTTCGCGTTCCACGTGGACCGCGGGAACGTGGACGGCGTGGACGTCTCCGACCGCAGCGTCGCCGTCTTCATCGACGCGCCCCAGGTGATGTCGGAGGGCGGCTGGCAGGTGGCGCTGTACCTCGACGCTTCGGCCGATGACAGCCAGGCGGAGGCGCTGGGCAAGATCTTCTCAGGCCAGGCCGGCGGGCCGATGGCGGCGCTCACTCCCCTCATCGGCGAGGTCCTCGGCGTGGAGCGCGTTCCCATCGACTACCGCGACGACGGCCGCCGTCACGCCGCGCGGGTGGGCGACGCCATCGACATCGAGATCGAGGACCAGATCGCCCCGCAGTTCGGCGAGGACGGTCCGGTCATGAGCCTGACCGGCATGTTCCACCCGGCGAACAGCACGCTGACCATTGCCCGGTCCACCCGGGCGACGGGTGACGGCGTGTACGGCCGGTCCTGGGACTTCTCCGGCGGCAACGGACACTCGGCGCCCTTCACGTGGTCCGCGTGA
- a CDS encoding alpha/beta hydrolase, which yields MAAQTAAIVLEPEARELAEATSHHPFLYELDPTAARKVLDDLQAAPVDKLPVDEEWVTVPATVGDVRVRIVKPRGAAGTLPVVLYMHGGGWVLGNAGTHDRLVRELAVGAQAAVAFVEYTPSPEAHYPVAIEQGYATAQWIIREGASKGLDAKRMAVAGESVGGNMTAALALMAKERGDVKFVQQSMYYPVTDAAMNTGSYDQFATGYYLSRKLMEWFWDAYTTDPNQRAEITASPNQATVQQLSGLPPALLIVDEADVLRDEGEAYAAKLRAAGVPVTTVRYDGTVHDFMLLNSLSQSKAARGAIDQATLFLRNALGTDQS from the coding sequence ATGGCTGCTCAGACCGCCGCAATCGTTCTTGAGCCCGAGGCGCGGGAACTCGCCGAGGCAACCTCGCACCATCCGTTCCTGTACGAGCTGGATCCGACCGCGGCGCGCAAGGTCCTCGACGACCTCCAGGCCGCACCGGTCGACAAGCTGCCGGTCGACGAGGAGTGGGTCACCGTACCGGCCACGGTGGGCGACGTACGGGTACGTATCGTCAAACCGCGGGGCGCCGCCGGAACGCTGCCCGTCGTGTTGTACATGCACGGCGGTGGCTGGGTGCTGGGCAACGCCGGCACCCACGACCGCCTGGTGCGCGAATTGGCGGTTGGCGCACAGGCGGCAGTGGCCTTCGTGGAGTACACGCCGTCGCCCGAGGCCCACTACCCCGTGGCCATCGAGCAGGGCTACGCCACCGCGCAGTGGATCATCCGCGAGGGAGCGTCCAAGGGGCTGGATGCAAAGCGCATGGCAGTGGCCGGGGAATCGGTCGGCGGAAACATGACCGCTGCACTCGCCCTCATGGCCAAGGAACGCGGTGACGTCAAGTTCGTACAGCAGTCCATGTACTACCCGGTCACGGACGCGGCCATGAACACCGGTTCCTACGACCAGTTCGCCACCGGCTACTACTTGAGCCGCAAGCTGATGGAGTGGTTCTGGGACGCCTACACGACCGACCCGAACCAGCGCGCCGAGATCACCGCGTCTCCCAACCAGGCCACCGTCCAGCAGCTGTCCGGCCTGCCACCCGCCCTGCTGATCGTCGACGAGGCCGACGTGCTGCGCGACGAGGGTGAGGCGTACGCCGCCAAGCTCCGAGCGGCCGGCGTTCCGGTAACCACGGTGCGCTACGACGGCACGGTCCACGACTTCATGCTGCTCAACTCGCTCAGTCAGTCCAAAGCCGCCCGTGGAGCCATCGACCAGGCCACTCTGTTCCTCCGCAACGCCCTCGGAACCGACCAGTCCTAG
- a CDS encoding glycosyltransferase: MRILCTTLGSPSHGRAQLPLLRALAEAGHQVLVVTTDALAPVFRDDDVQVNAVLPEFDPAAVLEPYLAELQDTADPAERMAAMTRLLVRAVAAPGIKPHLDTLLPLARDFRPDLILRDGMDMGAVLTAELLGVPQLPTPSGFSNIMDPAEVLPQLNKRRQELGLPVQDDPLSVVPHGRVDYVPPAFSFARHLHQALTYRQTVDVERGGVLSEWAAALLTDRPLVYAAIGTALPVLRERKAGRSTPLLVEMPDATESLRAIVGAAAELNDCTVVVSTSGIPLETEGLPGHIHVTERVPQPLLLESVDLFVTHGGFNSIREAMRTGTPLAVLPHFGDQHANADRVEELGLGRHITDRSAAGIADVCRKLLADPAPRARARSAQLAMLTLPGIEHAVADLEQIAG, encoded by the coding sequence ATGCGGATTCTGTGCACCACGCTCGGCAGTCCCTCCCACGGTCGTGCCCAACTGCCCCTGCTGCGCGCCCTCGCCGAGGCCGGGCACCAGGTGCTTGTGGTCACCACCGACGCCCTCGCCCCCGTCTTCCGCGACGACGACGTCCAAGTGAACGCGGTCTTACCGGAATTCGACCCGGCGGCCGTGCTGGAGCCGTACCTCGCCGAACTCCAGGACACCGCCGACCCGGCGGAGCGGATGGCTGCGATGACCCGGCTGTTGGTGCGGGCCGTGGCCGCGCCGGGCATCAAGCCGCACCTGGACACCCTGCTTCCCCTCGCCCGGGACTTCCGCCCCGATCTGATCCTGCGGGACGGCATGGACATGGGCGCCGTGCTCACCGCCGAGCTGCTGGGCGTACCCCAGCTGCCGACGCCCTCCGGGTTCAGCAACATCATGGACCCCGCCGAGGTGTTGCCACAGCTCAACAAGCGGCGTCAGGAGCTGGGGCTGCCCGTGCAGGACGACCCGCTGTCCGTCGTACCGCACGGCCGCGTCGACTATGTGCCGCCCGCCTTCTCCTTCGCCCGGCACCTGCACCAGGCGTTGACCTACCGGCAGACGGTGGACGTCGAGCGCGGCGGGGTGCTGTCGGAGTGGGCCGCCGCACTGCTCACGGACCGGCCACTGGTGTACGCCGCGATCGGCACCGCCCTGCCGGTGCTGCGCGAGCGCAAGGCCGGCCGGTCCACGCCGCTGCTCGTGGAGATGCCGGACGCCACCGAGAGCCTGCGCGCGATCGTGGGGGCGGCGGCGGAGCTGAACGACTGCACGGTGGTCGTGTCGACGTCCGGGATACCACTGGAGACCGAGGGGCTGCCCGGACACATCCACGTCACCGAGCGGGTGCCGCAGCCGCTTCTGCTGGAGTCGGTCGACCTGTTCGTCACCCACGGCGGCTTCAACAGCATCCGCGAGGCCATGCGCACCGGCACGCCGTTGGCGGTCCTGCCGCACTTCGGGGACCAGCACGCCAATGCGGACCGCGTGGAGGAACTGGGCCTGGGCCGCCACATCACCGACCGCAGCGCGGCCGGCATCGCCGACGTGTGCCGCAAGCTCCTCGCCGACCCCGCGCCCCGGGCACGGGCCCGGTCCGCCCAGCTGGCCATGCTGACGCTGCCGGGGATCGAACACGCGGTCGCCGACCTGGAGCAGATCGCCGGTTGA
- a CDS encoding long-chain-fatty-acid--CoA ligase, with translation MANLAQFLVETARRQPERPALRLGGQVTSYAELDERSARAATLVQAEGVRPGDRVALMLPNVPEFVVLYYGVLRAGAVVVPMNPLLKTRETEYHLRDSGAVMLFEWHQAPGEGAQGAAAAGVGHMAVEPVAFAGLLAGHEPLPEVSEPDGEDVAVLLYTSGTTGRPKGATLTHAGLRHNTEVNAVDVQRMTAQDVVVGCLPLFHIFGQICTMSVTVRAGASLTLIPRFDPQTVLDAIARDRATIFEGVPTMYAALLQHPSEADVSTLRMCVSGGASLPVEILHGFEHRFGCVVLEGFGMSETSPVVTFNHPDRPRKAGSIGTPIKDVEVRLLDDKGQDVAPGDIGELAVRGPNVMKGYWNRPEETAAALPDGWLRSGDLARRDEDGYLYIVDRKKDMIIRGGYNVYPREIEEVLHEHPAVALAAVVGVADAHLGEEIAAAVVLRPKAQATPDELRQFVKERVAAYKYPRQVWLVDTLPTGPSGKILKREITAPAG, from the coding sequence ATGGCCAATCTGGCTCAGTTCCTGGTGGAGACGGCACGGCGGCAGCCGGAACGCCCCGCACTGCGACTGGGGGGCCAGGTCACCAGCTACGCGGAGCTCGACGAACGCAGCGCCCGCGCCGCCACGCTGGTGCAGGCCGAGGGCGTACGGCCGGGAGACCGGGTCGCTTTGATGCTGCCCAACGTTCCCGAGTTCGTCGTCCTGTACTACGGCGTGCTGCGCGCCGGAGCGGTCGTCGTGCCGATGAACCCGCTGCTGAAGACCCGGGAGACCGAGTACCACCTGCGCGACTCCGGCGCGGTGATGCTCTTCGAGTGGCACCAGGCGCCGGGCGAGGGCGCGCAGGGCGCGGCCGCCGCCGGAGTGGGGCACATGGCCGTCGAGCCCGTAGCCTTCGCGGGCCTGCTGGCCGGTCACGAGCCGCTGCCGGAGGTGAGCGAGCCGGACGGCGAGGACGTGGCCGTGCTGCTGTACACCTCGGGCACCACCGGCCGTCCCAAGGGCGCCACGCTCACCCACGCGGGGTTGCGGCACAACACCGAGGTCAACGCGGTCGATGTGCAGCGGATGACGGCGCAGGACGTGGTCGTGGGCTGTCTGCCGCTGTTCCATATCTTCGGCCAGATCTGCACGATGAGCGTGACCGTCCGCGCCGGTGCCTCGCTCACCCTGATCCCCCGCTTCGACCCGCAGACCGTGCTGGACGCCATCGCCCGCGACCGGGCGACGATCTTCGAGGGCGTACCGACCATGTACGCGGCGCTGCTCCAGCACCCCTCGGAGGCCGACGTGTCCACGCTGCGGATGTGCGTCTCCGGCGGCGCCTCGCTGCCGGTGGAGATCCTTCATGGTTTCGAGCATCGCTTCGGCTGCGTGGTGCTGGAGGGCTTCGGCATGTCCGAGACCAGTCCGGTGGTCACCTTCAACCACCCCGACCGACCGCGCAAGGCCGGGTCCATCGGCACCCCGATCAAGGATGTGGAGGTGCGGCTCCTCGACGACAAGGGCCAGGACGTGGCTCCCGGAGACATCGGCGAACTGGCCGTGCGCGGGCCGAACGTGATGAAGGGGTACTGGAACCGCCCGGAGGAGACGGCGGCCGCCCTCCCGGACGGCTGGCTGCGCAGCGGTGACCTCGCGCGCCGGGACGAGGACGGCTACCTGTACATCGTCGACCGCAAGAAGGACATGATCATCCGCGGCGGCTACAACGTCTACCCGCGCGAGATCGAGGAGGTGCTCCACGAGCACCCGGCCGTCGCGCTGGCCGCGGTGGTGGGCGTGGCCGACGCGCATCTGGGCGAGGAGATCGCTGCCGCCGTGGTGCTGCGCCCGAAGGCACAGGCCACGCCCGACGAGCTCCGGCAGTTCGTCAAGGAGCGGGTGGCGGCGTACAAGTACCCGCGCCAGGTGTGGCTCGTGGACACACTGCCGACCGGCCCCAGCGGCAAGATCCTCAAAAGGGAGATCACCGCGCCGGCGGGATGA
- a CDS encoding pyridoxamine 5'-phosphate oxidase family protein, translating into MIRDDRPAHQRVDLDRTEALRLLGSVSMGRIVFTRQALPTVRPVNHVLDGGDIVIRTPEGSSLTSRTQQGDDSGVVVAYEADAIDPDTHLGWSVVATGYARLVTDPGELIRIRALLKPWAACPTTDHAVRIRPDLITGVLLTVRKKAPENI; encoded by the coding sequence ATGATCCGTGATGACCGTCCGGCGCACCAGCGCGTCGACCTCGACCGTACCGAGGCACTGCGGCTGCTCGGCAGCGTGTCCATGGGCAGGATCGTCTTCACCCGGCAGGCCCTGCCCACGGTCCGTCCGGTCAACCACGTCCTCGACGGCGGCGACATCGTCATCCGCACCCCCGAGGGCTCGTCCCTCACTTCCCGGACCCAGCAGGGTGACGACTCGGGCGTCGTCGTCGCCTACGAGGCGGACGCCATCGACCCCGACACGCATCTCGGCTGGAGCGTGGTGGCCACGGGCTACGCCCGGCTGGTGACCGACCCCGGCGAACTGATACGCATTCGGGCGCTGTTGAAACCCTGGGCAGCCTGCCCGACCACAGACCACGCGGTACGCATCCGTCCCGACCTGATCACGGGGGTCCTCCTCACCGTGCGGAAGAAGGCGCCTGAGAACATCTGA
- a CDS encoding SHOCT domain-containing protein: protein MIWYDHGVGGWGWFAMSVGMIFFWALTITIGVLLYRALVTPGRSGNGADARQPGPPPEQLLAERFARGEIDEDEYHRRLTVLGETTGDVSRLSRR, encoded by the coding sequence ATGATCTGGTACGACCACGGTGTCGGCGGGTGGGGCTGGTTCGCCATGTCCGTCGGCATGATCTTCTTCTGGGCCCTGACCATCACCATCGGCGTTCTTCTGTACCGCGCCCTGGTGACGCCCGGACGGAGCGGCAACGGTGCCGACGCCCGGCAGCCCGGGCCCCCTCCCGAACAACTCCTGGCCGAACGCTTCGCCCGAGGCGAGATCGACGAGGACGAGTATCACCGCCGCCTGACTGTCCTGGGTGAAACCACCGGCGACGTTTCCCGGCTCAGTCGGCGTTGA
- a CDS encoding PucR family transcriptional regulator, whose product MNLSGVVSALHARLPELGERMAQRIRSDVDAYRDESLIPFDSLHRSCTANADLLLNQFGRAGAQDPSPARETGRLRAEQGVPLADTLHAYRIGFELLWTEVLAEARTHPEVTDAQLVSHSAEIWALFGRYAEAVAAAYRETTTELTSRRQARRSALVEALFTGAVADRTLWEAARELDLSDRGPYVVVAAAADAPGEEPLAGTEAALRQAQVHFAWRLLPDQQIGLAALPTAKVESACLRILRRAGARVGISPCFHSLRDTPQALRFARLALAGLPGTGPGVARFDDDPLAMVVAAAPAEAAHLVEVVLQPLLDLPAAERARLLETLEHWYAAAGSTADAARSLFVHPNTVRYRLRRVEELAGRSLSDPRAAADIGAALLAVRRVGASSSDIAE is encoded by the coding sequence ATGAACCTCTCCGGGGTGGTCTCGGCGCTTCATGCGAGGCTGCCGGAACTGGGCGAGCGGATGGCGCAGCGCATCCGCTCGGACGTCGATGCCTACAGGGACGAGTCGCTGATCCCCTTCGACTCGCTGCACCGCTCGTGCACCGCCAACGCGGACCTGCTCCTGAACCAGTTCGGCCGCGCGGGCGCGCAGGACCCGAGTCCGGCGCGGGAGACCGGCCGTCTCCGCGCCGAGCAGGGCGTGCCGCTGGCGGACACCCTGCACGCGTACCGGATCGGCTTCGAGCTCCTGTGGACGGAGGTCCTCGCCGAGGCGCGCACCCATCCCGAGGTCACCGACGCCCAACTGGTGTCCCATTCGGCGGAGATCTGGGCCCTGTTCGGCCGCTACGCGGAGGCGGTGGCGGCGGCCTACCGGGAGACGACCACCGAGCTGACATCACGGCGTCAGGCGCGCCGCTCGGCACTGGTGGAGGCGCTCTTCACCGGCGCCGTCGCCGACCGCACGCTGTGGGAGGCCGCCCGTGAGCTGGACCTGTCCGACCGCGGGCCCTATGTCGTCGTCGCGGCGGCCGCCGACGCTCCCGGCGAGGAGCCGCTGGCGGGGACGGAAGCGGCGCTGCGTCAGGCCCAGGTCCACTTCGCCTGGCGGCTGCTGCCCGACCAGCAGATCGGTCTGGCCGCCCTGCCCACGGCGAAGGTCGAGAGCGCCTGCCTGCGCATCCTGCGCCGCGCGGGCGCCCGCGTAGGGATCAGCCCCTGCTTTCACTCGCTGCGGGACACCCCCCAGGCTCTGCGCTTCGCCCGTCTGGCCCTGGCCGGCCTCCCGGGCACCGGCCCCGGCGTCGCGCGGTTCGACGACGACCCGCTGGCGATGGTCGTTGCCGCGGCCCCGGCCGAGGCGGCGCACCTGGTGGAAGTGGTCCTCCAGCCCCTGCTCGATCTCCCGGCCGCGGAGCGTGCCCGTCTCCTGGAGACCCTGGAGCACTGGTACGCCGCCGCCGGCTCCACCGCGGACGCGGCGCGGAGTCTCTTCGTCCACCCCAACACCGTCCGCTACCGGCTGCGCCGCGTCGAGGAACTGGCGGGCCGTTCCCTGTCCGATCCGCGAGCGGCGGCGGACATCGGCGCGGCGCTCCTGGCGGTCCGACGGGTGGGCGCGTCATCGAGTGACATCGCCGAGTAG